The following proteins are co-located in the Sulfurospirillum deleyianum DSM 6946 genome:
- a CDS encoding YcaO-like family protein encodes MHILSKNESLEHSIATMQRILEELNFGLHFTEEKHPLSHCYSINLASSEVPQHIYSNGKGALSLASKASALGEYIERLQTNNFFIDFHLPHRAYFPDEKVFEFGGDYLNDSLRALYNSQNEMSDEDFVDFNSDYEDKVVALPFLSELTQEKVYIPINILSNLYVSNGLASGNTPDEAKVQALSEIFERYVKFEIIKNGYALPSFPEKIIEQFPKLYADREALRSAGFLVEILDASLGGKFPVSAISLINPKNNTLFVSFGAHPILEVSLERTMSELMQGRGLENLDTFEIPTFDMDLVSDSFNLEAHFIDSNGKMGFSFLGESKSFSYAPWSYKGEGSQAEYTFLCEIVKAMGKEMYLREYTYLDFYSCQMIVPSLSEVYPIEDMVYQNRNIGKFIRRAVLSFHTYPADELLEMVESLEDSLNMEKYLGVIFANNFHMCDLKAQLHLLLGNEEDALAYFALSSHPLKTLLCEMLQFRLQNLKWSEYASAFYALFGEENVLHVKAILDKKAYFIDVSLHEHYENMLKMYDTLAEQKAKMTL; translated from the coding sequence CTATCAATCTTGCATCAAGCGAGGTTCCACAGCATATCTATTCTAACGGAAAAGGCGCACTCTCACTCGCTTCAAAAGCCAGCGCACTTGGTGAATACATCGAAAGATTGCAAACCAATAACTTTTTTATTGACTTTCATCTACCCCATCGTGCTTATTTTCCTGATGAAAAGGTGTTTGAATTTGGGGGAGATTATTTAAATGACTCCTTAAGAGCACTCTACAATTCCCAAAATGAGATGAGCGATGAGGACTTTGTTGATTTTAACAGTGATTATGAAGACAAAGTGGTTGCCCTTCCTTTTTTGAGCGAATTAACACAGGAGAAGGTCTACATTCCCATTAATATTTTAAGCAATTTATACGTCAGTAACGGACTGGCTAGTGGCAATACGCCTGATGAAGCCAAAGTACAAGCGCTCAGTGAGATTTTTGAGCGCTATGTGAAGTTTGAGATTATTAAAAATGGCTATGCCTTGCCTTCTTTTCCTGAAAAAATCATTGAGCAATTTCCAAAACTTTATGCCGATAGAGAAGCGCTACGAAGTGCTGGATTTTTGGTTGAAATTCTGGATGCTTCTTTGGGTGGAAAATTCCCTGTGAGCGCTATTTCACTCATTAACCCAAAAAACAACACGCTGTTTGTCTCTTTTGGAGCGCATCCTATTTTAGAGGTGAGTTTGGAGCGAACGATGAGTGAACTGATGCAAGGGCGAGGATTAGAAAATTTAGATACCTTTGAAATTCCTACCTTTGATATGGATTTAGTGAGCGATAGCTTCAACCTTGAGGCACATTTTATTGATTCTAATGGCAAAATGGGCTTTTCTTTTTTAGGTGAAAGCAAAAGTTTTTCCTATGCTCCATGGTCGTATAAAGGTGAGGGAAGCCAAGCAGAATACACCTTTTTATGCGAGATTGTCAAAGCAATGGGCAAAGAGATGTATCTTAGAGAGTACACCTATTTGGATTTTTACTCGTGTCAGATGATTGTCCCTAGTCTCTCGGAAGTTTATCCCATTGAAGATATGGTCTACCAAAATCGAAACATAGGAAAGTTTATTCGTCGTGCTGTTCTTTCCTTTCACACCTACCCAGCCGATGAGCTTTTGGAGATGGTCGAGTCTTTGGAAGATTCTTTGAATATGGAAAAATATCTAGGCGTCATCTTTGCGAACAACTTTCACATGTGCGATTTAAAAGCCCAACTGCATCTTCTTTTAGGAAATGAGGAAGACGCACTTGCCTATTTTGCGCTTAGTTCGCATCCGCTTAAAACACTTTTATGCGAAATGCTCCAATTTCGTCTTCAAAACCTTAAGTGGTCTGAGTATGCTTCCGCATTTTATGCACTTTTTGGCGAAGAAAACGTTTTACATGTAAAAGCTATTTTGGATAAAAAAGCCTATTTTATCGATGTTTCTTTACATGAACACTATGAAAATATGCTGAAAATGTACGATACTTTAGCCGAACAAAAAGCGAAAATGACTCTCTAA
- a CDS encoding GntP family permease: protein MLIIILLVAIGFIVLSTSKWKLHPFLALLIAAYGIAFSVGMKYPEIAKTITTGFGGILAYIGIVIVLGTIIGVVLEKSGAAVQMANVVLKVVGKRRPVLAMSIIGYIVSIPVFCDSGFVILNALKRSMVKQLKVSGVAMSVALATGLYATHTLVPPTPGPIAAAGNLMVGNLGFVIVVGLFVAVFTMLAGYFWAMKQGKRYTSGEDLDVDLEKDDDVLAKYGELPSAFKSFAPIFIPVLLMAMESIVKLSFKDSSDMLWYKVFVFLGNPANALFVGVLFASLLLPKWDEETLSGWVGEGVKNSGEILIITGAGGALGAVLKASGIGDYLGASLQTLSLGIFVPFIISAALKTAQGSSTTALVVTSTIMYPLLASLGLDSEMGKVLTVMAIGAGALTVSHANDSFFWVVSRFSQMDVPTAYKAYTMATLVQGVVTMGVVALLALLFL from the coding sequence ATGCTCATCATCATTTTGCTGGTGGCTATTGGTTTTATCGTGCTTTCTACAAGTAAATGGAAGTTGCACCCGTTCTTGGCATTGCTGATTGCGGCGTATGGTATAGCCTTTAGCGTGGGAATGAAATACCCTGAGATTGCCAAAACGATTACCACAGGGTTTGGTGGTATTTTGGCGTATATTGGGATTGTTATCGTGCTTGGAACCATTATTGGCGTGGTGCTTGAAAAAAGCGGTGCGGCGGTGCAAATGGCAAATGTCGTCTTAAAAGTGGTGGGCAAAAGACGTCCTGTATTGGCGATGTCTATCATTGGGTATATTGTCTCGATTCCCGTTTTTTGCGACAGTGGTTTTGTTATTTTAAACGCACTTAAACGCTCTATGGTCAAACAGCTTAAAGTCTCAGGGGTTGCTATGAGTGTCGCCCTTGCGACAGGATTGTATGCGACCCATACGCTCGTTCCTCCCACGCCTGGTCCTATTGCTGCAGCGGGTAACTTGATGGTGGGAAATTTAGGTTTTGTGATTGTGGTGGGACTTTTTGTTGCTGTTTTTACCATGTTAGCGGGATATTTTTGGGCAATGAAACAAGGTAAACGCTATACCAGCGGGGAAGACCTTGATGTGGATTTGGAAAAAGATGACGATGTCCTTGCCAAATACGGGGAACTTCCTAGTGCCTTCAAATCTTTTGCGCCTATCTTTATTCCTGTCCTTTTGATGGCAATGGAAAGCATTGTTAAACTCTCTTTTAAAGATTCAAGCGATATGCTCTGGTATAAAGTCTTTGTTTTCTTAGGTAATCCAGCCAATGCCCTTTTTGTTGGTGTACTGTTTGCCAGTTTATTGCTACCAAAATGGGATGAAGAGACCCTCTCAGGTTGGGTAGGCGAAGGGGTAAAAAACTCGGGTGAGATTTTGATTATTACAGGTGCGGGTGGCGCTTTGGGTGCGGTACTTAAAGCCAGTGGTATTGGTGATTATTTAGGGGCGAGCCTTCAAACGCTAAGCCTTGGTATTTTTGTGCCTTTCATCATTTCCGCAGCCCTTAAAACAGCGCAAGGTTCATCTACAACGGCTTTGGTTGTGACTTCAACCATTATGTATCCGCTTCTAGCAAGTTTGGGTCTGGATAGTGAAATGGGTAAAGTTTTAACGGTCATGGCGATTGGTGCGGGAGCTTTAACCGTTAGTCACGCTAACGATAGCTTTTTCTGGGTGGTTTCACGCTTTAGCCAAATGGACGTTCCCACCGCCTATAAGGCTTACACGATGGCAACTTTAGTTCAAGGTGTTGTGACGATGGGCGTTGTTGCGTTGTTGGCTCTTCTCTTTTTATAG
- a CDS encoding DEAD/DEAH box helicase, with protein MPFSHLSSPLQKAVHALGFTHPTPIQQSVIPLVLEHKDIVAKAHTGSGKTASFVLPILENWSAQTHEGKARIRVLVLTPTRELCVQVAEAFVALSSFLHVKPKVVSVIGGEKIGEQLLEIQKGCDIVVATSGRLLDILNKKQMDLSRVSFFVLDEADKMLDLGFEQELGLILESLPQKRQNLLFSATYPEKMQRIASRITPCAIEVSIEAEAPTLQRITQRVIEVNKENRAPLLRELLRENDWDLVLVFMANKRAADNIAVKFRKHSFLAESFHGDLAQEDRTWTLQSFKERKIRVLFATDIASRGLDIDDVSCVINFDLPRSSEDYIHRIGRTGRAGKEGLAISLIDHEDKAHFALIEKRCALKLTKEQIKGFELVGEAIQKEKGNAPIKGKRKSKKDKLREKGLL; from the coding sequence ATGCCATTTTCACACCTCTCATCACCGCTTCAAAAAGCAGTTCATGCTCTGGGATTTACACACCCTACTCCCATTCAACAAAGCGTGATTCCTCTTGTACTCGAACACAAAGATATTGTCGCTAAGGCACACACAGGCAGTGGCAAAACCGCTTCGTTTGTTTTGCCTATTTTGGAGAACTGGAGCGCACAAACGCACGAGGGAAAAGCTAGGATACGAGTGCTTGTTTTAACGCCAACACGAGAGCTGTGTGTTCAAGTGGCAGAGGCGTTTGTGGCACTGAGTTCTTTTTTACATGTAAAGCCAAAAGTGGTGAGTGTGATTGGTGGGGAGAAGATAGGCGAACAGCTCTTAGAGATTCAAAAAGGGTGTGATATCGTTGTGGCAACCTCTGGACGTTTACTGGATATTTTAAATAAAAAGCAGATGGACCTCTCTCGTGTTAGCTTTTTCGTCCTTGATGAAGCCGATAAAATGCTCGATTTAGGCTTTGAGCAGGAGTTGGGATTGATTCTTGAATCCTTACCTCAAAAACGTCAAAATCTTCTCTTCTCAGCGACCTATCCTGAAAAAATGCAACGCATTGCTTCACGAATTACCCCATGTGCGATAGAAGTGAGCATTGAAGCCGAAGCACCAACGCTACAACGAATTACGCAAAGAGTTATTGAGGTCAATAAAGAAAATCGTGCACCGCTTTTGCGTGAGTTACTGCGTGAAAATGATTGGGATTTGGTGTTGGTTTTTATGGCAAATAAGCGTGCCGCTGATAATATCGCCGTGAAGTTTCGTAAACACAGTTTTCTCGCCGAATCCTTTCACGGTGATTTGGCTCAAGAAGATAGAACGTGGACACTTCAATCGTTTAAAGAGCGAAAAATTCGTGTGTTATTTGCCACCGATATTGCTTCACGTGGACTGGATATTGATGATGTCAGTTGTGTGATTAATTTTGATTTGCCTCGCTCCAGTGAGGATTATATCCACCGTATTGGGCGAACAGGCAGGGCGGGAAAAGAGGGTTTGGCGATTTCATTGATTGACCATGAGGATAAAGCACATTTTGCATTGATAGAGAAAAGATGCGCCTTGAAGCTTACTAAAGAGCAGATAAAAGGGTTTGAACTCGTAGGCGAGGCGATTCAAAAAGAGAAAGGAAACGCTCCTATCAAAGGGAAGCGAAAAAGTAAAAAAGATAAGTTAAGAGAAAAAGGGCTTTTATAA
- a CDS encoding EAL domain-containing protein, whose amino-acid sequence MPCVKCQSMPFISTKSGDVILSCEVPELCQKLVVFFKAKSIRYSLEDAFTMIVMVDGFKTFLESLTQTNIFNKLEKSGIRCLFLEPSQSLTPTVLRQMRTLQYYHDVMGANALALLIEKGALTTHFQPIIDLKNDTIYGYESLARGVNDDGSLVYPDTLFRWAKEGDMLFYLDRACRETSLKTAAVKNIHAKVFINFIPTAIYDPEHCLQSTVKWANQLEFDPKNIIFEVTESEYVEDLEHLSKILQFYKAQGFNVALDDVGSGYSSLTMIAKLQPDIVKIDRQIIDRIDTNPANQAVFKAIVSLAKESHICVLAEGVERVEEVAYCAANGADLAQGYYFGRPSAEPVRKL is encoded by the coding sequence ATGCCCTGTGTCAAATGCCAATCAATGCCGTTTATCTCTACGAAAAGTGGAGATGTGATTTTGAGTTGTGAGGTTCCAGAATTGTGTCAAAAATTGGTCGTTTTTTTTAAGGCAAAGTCGATTCGTTATAGTCTTGAAGATGCTTTTACAATGATTGTTATGGTTGATGGGTTTAAAACATTTTTAGAGTCTTTAACCCAAACCAATATATTTAATAAACTTGAAAAAAGTGGTATTCGTTGTCTTTTTTTGGAGCCTTCTCAGAGCTTAACGCCTACGGTTTTACGACAGATGCGAACACTTCAATATTATCATGATGTTATGGGGGCAAATGCTCTTGCTCTTTTGATTGAAAAGGGTGCTTTAACCACGCATTTTCAACCAATTATTGATTTGAAAAACGATACGATTTACGGATATGAATCACTTGCTCGTGGTGTTAACGATGATGGTTCGCTTGTCTATCCCGATACGCTTTTTCGATGGGCAAAAGAGGGCGATATGCTTTTTTATTTGGATAGAGCGTGTAGGGAAACCTCTTTAAAAACAGCAGCAGTGAAAAATATTCATGCCAAAGTTTTTATCAATTTTATTCCTACGGCGATTTACGACCCAGAACACTGCCTCCAATCAACAGTAAAATGGGCAAATCAATTAGAATTTGACCCTAAAAATATCATTTTTGAAGTAACAGAGAGTGAATACGTTGAAGATTTAGAACACCTTTCAAAGATTCTTCAATTTTACAAAGCGCAAGGGTTTAATGTTGCTTTAGACGATGTGGGAAGTGGGTACTCTTCTTTGACGATGATTGCTAAACTTCAGCCTGATATTGTAAAAATCGATCGTCAAATCATTGATAGAATTGATACAAATCCAGCCAATCAAGCGGTCTTTAAAGCCATTGTTTCTTTGGCAAAAGAATCACATATTTGTGTATTAGCAGAAGGTGTTGAACGTGTGGAAGAAGTGGCATATTGCGCTGCAAATGGAGCAGATTTGGCACAAGGGTATTACTTTGGAAGACCTTCAGCGGAGCCTGTTCGAAAATTGTAG
- the hcp gene encoding hydroxylamine reductase — protein sequence MSLNMFCDQCSMSAIGGCGSKGQEVGTCGKDANLAKLQDIMIYGLKGLSAYRGHANEFGANTKEVDDVIAETLYFTLTNVNFNFDDHIAQLMKIGSAGVKMMDILSDAHTSHLGVPTPVRISQNKAEGKAILVSGHNLDMLLELLKQTEGKGINIYTHSEMIPAHGYPELRKYAHLKGNIGKSWFDQTKLFEKWGGTIIVNTNCIVPPKSTSTYVDRLYTYDIVGIKEGKKIHHNDFSEVIAQTLALPDVIGFDSDETLVTGHHYKTILGLAPQILDAIKAGKIKQFFVIAGCDAPGSGGEYFRTMAESLPNDCVILTSSCGKFRFNDIDFGVVEGTEIPRYLDLGQCNDSNGAVHIAIALADALGVTIHDLPVSIVLSWMEQKAVLILLALFSLGIKNIYLGPKPPQFVNEDIFEFLQEHFNLHLTGDMATDLDQLLINKPAQ from the coding sequence ATGTCTTTAAACATGTTTTGTGATCAATGCTCAATGAGCGCAATCGGTGGCTGTGGTTCTAAAGGTCAAGAAGTGGGTACGTGTGGTAAAGATGCGAATCTAGCAAAGCTTCAAGATATTATGATTTACGGTCTTAAAGGACTTAGTGCGTATAGAGGACATGCCAATGAATTTGGCGCCAATACCAAAGAGGTCGATGATGTCATCGCTGAGACGCTTTACTTTACACTGACCAATGTCAACTTCAACTTTGACGACCACATCGCTCAACTGATGAAAATCGGCTCTGCGGGTGTAAAAATGATGGATATCTTAAGTGATGCTCACACCTCTCACCTTGGTGTTCCAACGCCTGTGCGTATCTCTCAAAACAAAGCAGAAGGTAAAGCTATCTTAGTGAGTGGTCACAACCTCGATATGCTCTTAGAACTTCTTAAACAAACAGAAGGCAAAGGCATCAATATCTATACGCACTCAGAGATGATTCCTGCGCATGGTTACCCAGAACTGAGAAAGTACGCTCATCTCAAAGGTAACATCGGTAAGTCATGGTTTGACCAAACTAAATTGTTTGAAAAATGGGGCGGGACGATTATCGTCAATACCAACTGTATCGTACCTCCAAAATCAACTTCAACCTATGTTGATAGACTTTACACCTATGACATCGTGGGCATTAAAGAGGGTAAGAAAATTCATCATAATGATTTTAGTGAAGTGATCGCTCAAACACTTGCTTTGCCAGATGTTATAGGATTTGATAGCGATGAAACACTCGTGACAGGTCACCACTACAAAACCATTTTGGGTCTTGCTCCACAAATTCTTGATGCCATCAAAGCAGGTAAAATCAAACAATTTTTTGTGATTGCAGGGTGTGACGCTCCAGGAAGTGGTGGCGAATACTTTCGAACTATGGCAGAAAGCCTCCCCAATGACTGCGTGATTTTAACCTCTAGCTGTGGTAAATTTAGATTTAACGACATCGACTTTGGTGTGGTTGAGGGAACGGAAATTCCTCGCTACTTAGACTTAGGTCAGTGCAATGATAGTAACGGCGCTGTGCATATTGCTATCGCTCTTGCAGACGCTTTGGGTGTAACAATCCATGATTTACCTGTTTCGATTGTTCTAAGCTGGATGGAGCAAAAAGCGGTTCTTATTCTTTTAGCGCTCTTTAGCCTTGGCATTAAAAACATCTATCTTGGACCAAAACCACCCCAATTTGTCAATGAAGATATTTTTGAATTTTTACAAGAACACTTTAACTTGCATTTGACAGGAGATATGGCAACGGATTTGGATCAGTTGTTGATAAATAAACCTGCTCAATAA
- a CDS encoding OprD family outer membrane porin has translation MKLAKLSLAAMVVAGLASSSFAADTLADAFKNGKVKGEIKAWYFDKTVETETKTADDEYANVLALGLELNYVTDSLYGFYAGATFQGASQPWIEDDAKARFDKEMHTSGAVLSEAYLGYKIGKTNAKIGRQYISTPLVNGSGSRIFKESFEGVTVVNTDIPQTTLIAGYVNKFQGRTSVVSDNGDGDAPTFEKRAVFNGFDVADFDGAYTAAIINKSITGLTLTAQYGVFKDVEASPTAIADADVYYTEANYVLPVAGFKLGFDANYRGSRTDTGLDAKNLEGDMFGARVSIKDLAGFGASFAATTTDSNDNVILGMGNGPSSYTGTLIRASAETAKLNTDAYLFTATYDFSKLGATGLGVLAQYGKIEQEKTGTLRTADTELTSYAAAVTYDVAALKGLSLALQYETQEKDTDGASKDDTDELRFLANYKF, from the coding sequence ATGAAATTAGCTAAACTTAGCTTGGCGGCTATGGTAGTTGCAGGTCTTGCATCTAGCTCTTTTGCGGCAGATACATTGGCTGACGCATTCAAAAACGGAAAAGTAAAAGGTGAGATCAAAGCATGGTATTTTGACAAAACAGTTGAAACTGAAACTAAAACTGCAGATGATGAATATGCTAATGTACTTGCATTAGGTCTTGAGCTTAATTATGTAACTGATAGCTTGTATGGCTTCTATGCAGGTGCGACATTTCAAGGTGCGTCACAACCATGGATTGAAGATGATGCAAAAGCAAGATTTGATAAAGAAATGCATACAAGCGGTGCAGTGCTCTCTGAAGCATACTTAGGATATAAAATTGGCAAAACCAATGCAAAAATTGGTCGCCAGTACATTTCTACTCCATTAGTAAATGGTTCTGGTTCACGTATTTTTAAAGAGTCATTTGAAGGTGTGACTGTTGTCAATACTGATATTCCTCAAACAACATTAATCGCTGGTTATGTCAATAAATTTCAAGGTAGAACAAGTGTTGTTTCTGATAATGGTGATGGTGATGCTCCAACATTTGAAAAAAGAGCAGTATTTAACGGTTTTGATGTAGCTGATTTTGATGGTGCTTATACCGCAGCAATTATCAATAAATCAATTACAGGTTTAACCTTAACAGCACAATATGGAGTGTTTAAAGATGTTGAAGCATCCCCTACCGCAATTGCTGATGCTGATGTATACTACACAGAGGCAAACTATGTTCTTCCAGTTGCAGGCTTTAAACTAGGTTTTGATGCAAACTACAGAGGTTCACGCACTGACACTGGGTTAGATGCTAAGAATCTTGAAGGTGATATGTTCGGTGCGCGTGTATCTATTAAAGATCTTGCAGGTTTTGGTGCATCATTTGCAGCAACAACAACTGATAGTAATGATAACGTTATTCTTGGTATGGGTAATGGACCATCTTCTTATACAGGTACACTCATCCGTGCAAGTGCAGAAACAGCTAAATTAAACACAGATGCGTATCTTTTTACTGCAACCTATGATTTTAGTAAATTAGGTGCTACAGGTCTTGGTGTTTTAGCGCAATACGGTAAAATTGAACAAGAGAAAACAGGAACACTAAGAACTGCTGATACAGAATTAACTTCATATGCTGCGGCAGTTACTTATGACGTAGCAGCGCTTAAGGGTCTTTCTTTAGCTCTTCAATATGAGACTCAAGAGAAAGATACAGATGGTGCTAGCAAAGATGACACTGATGAGTTAAGATTTTTGGCAAACTACAAATTCTAA
- a CDS encoding ribbon-helix-helix protein, CopG family, translating to MKKAINIRLDENLIHEIDAYAKELDRTRTYIIEKAVGGYFDTLDEMISDKRIDEIKSGHMEVFTLEETAKRLGLR from the coding sequence ATGAAAAAAGCCATTAACATTCGTTTGGATGAAAACCTCATCCATGAAATAGATGCTTATGCAAAAGAGTTAGATAGAACACGTACGTATATTATTGAAAAAGCGGTGGGAGGTTATTTCGATACTTTAGATGAGATGATTTCCGATAAACGCATCGATGAAATTAAAAGTGGTCACATGGAAGTTTTTACCTTAGAAGAGACTGCAAAACGCTTAGGACTTCGTTAA
- a CDS encoding type II toxin-antitoxin system RelE family toxin, protein MYQIIVPNIVLKELENIDKINQLHIFEKIKELEEGNFSNDKALKGKYKGKFRKRAGNYRIIYLKENDLVLITLVRIAHRSEVY, encoded by the coding sequence GTGTATCAGATTATTGTTCCAAACATTGTGCTAAAAGAACTTGAAAATATTGACAAAATAAATCAATTACACATATTTGAAAAAATTAAAGAGTTAGAAGAAGGCAATTTTTCAAACGATAAAGCACTCAAAGGTAAATACAAAGGTAAATTTCGAAAAAGAGCGGGGAATTACCGCATTATTTACCTTAAAGAGAATGATTTGGTGTTGATTACACTGGTGCGTATTGCACATAGAAGCGAAGTCTATTAA
- a CDS encoding CopG family transcriptional regulator, translating to MTKKITITLEENLIDELGLVALESGKKKAQVIREALQEYFDVQSISKTVQEYKMGTLKPLSHHDIRIELGL from the coding sequence ATGACTAAAAAAATAACGATAACTTTGGAAGAAAATCTTATTGATGAATTGGGTCTGGTTGCGCTTGAGAGTGGAAAGAAAAAAGCTCAAGTGATTCGTGAAGCTTTACAAGAGTACTTTGACGTGCAATCTATCAGTAAAACGGTGCAAGAGTATAAAATGGGAACATTAAAACCTCTTTCACATCACGATATAAGGATTGAACTTGGCTTATGA
- a CDS encoding type II toxin-antitoxin system RelE family toxin, whose amino-acid sequence MAYEIVYDPKVLKQLKKLDKEIASLILDGIESFASNPVLTKIKKLKTPFDGAYRLRIGDYRVIFYHEENLMLISKVAHRKDVYM is encoded by the coding sequence TTGGCTTATGAAATTGTTTATGACCCAAAGGTGCTTAAACAACTCAAAAAGTTAGACAAAGAGATAGCCTCTTTGATACTCGATGGCATAGAATCTTTTGCATCAAATCCTGTTTTGACCAAAATCAAAAAACTCAAAACACCTTTTGATGGAGCATATAGACTGAGAATAGGTGATTATAGAGTTATTTTTTACCACGAAGAAAATCTCATGCTTATTTCTAAAGTGGCACATCGAAAAGATGTTTACATGTAA
- a CDS encoding OprD family outer membrane porin has product MKLAKLSLAAMMVAGLASSSFAADTLADAFKNGKVNGAVQGYYWTKDTGNTTAEIFTTGLDLSYETAKLYGFAFKGTFQSSSSPFINQDGRDNYGDMHGSGAVLSEAYLSYTLGKTTALVGRMYLDTPLVASSGSRMTKQSFEGAAIINTDLPDTTLIAGYVQKFQDRTDGDGNIGKFKREFGTGSGVANDLHPEIEDGAFTVAAINKSITGLTLTAAYVQANDLKDIMDRLSIAYAEADYKGKAGSFSYGLAAQYYDNDFGGNDTTYDANNLWATKLSLGYDAFGAYVAYSKVNDKTNGLGVVSGLGGGADLAYTGSPIMSSSYENDTEAYKVGATYAIMKNANVGVSYTVNDIDSADYEAAFAAIEADYAFEGALNGLNTALIFEDGSKDASGKNAMRLNVNYKF; this is encoded by the coding sequence ATGAAATTAGCTAAACTTAGCTTGGCGGCTATGATGGTTGCTGGACTTGCATCCAGTTCTTTTGCGGCGGACACTTTGGCGGACGCATTTAAAAATGGTAAAGTAAATGGTGCTGTTCAAGGGTATTACTGGACAAAAGATACAGGCAATACTACAGCTGAAATTTTTACAACAGGTTTAGACCTTAGTTATGAGACTGCAAAATTATACGGTTTTGCGTTTAAAGGAACATTCCAATCTTCTTCTTCTCCGTTTATTAATCAAGATGGAAGAGATAATTATGGTGATATGCACGGTTCAGGTGCGGTGCTTTCAGAGGCATACCTTTCATATACTCTAGGCAAAACAACAGCGCTTGTTGGTCGTATGTATCTTGATACACCATTGGTTGCATCAAGTGGTTCTCGTATGACAAAACAATCGTTCGAAGGTGCTGCAATTATCAATACTGACCTTCCAGATACAACATTAATCGCTGGTTATGTTCAAAAGTTCCAAGATAGAACAGATGGTGATGGTAACATTGGCAAATTCAAAAGAGAATTTGGTACAGGTTCAGGTGTTGCAAATGACTTACATCCTGAAATTGAAGATGGTGCATTTACAGTAGCAGCAATTAACAAATCAATCACAGGTCTGACTTTAACAGCAGCTTACGTACAAGCTAACGATTTAAAAGATATTATGGATAGATTGAGCATTGCATACGCTGAGGCTGATTATAAAGGTAAAGCAGGTAGCTTTAGTTATGGTTTAGCAGCACAGTACTATGACAATGATTTTGGTGGCAATGACACAACATATGATGCAAATAATTTATGGGCGACAAAATTAAGCTTAGGTTATGATGCATTTGGTGCGTATGTAGCGTACTCAAAAGTCAATGATAAAACCAATGGCTTGGGTGTTGTTTCAGGTCTTGGCGGGGGAGCTGACCTTGCTTACACAGGTTCACCAATTATGTCAAGTAGCTATGAAAATGATACTGAAGCCTACAAAGTTGGCGCAACGTATGCCATTATGAAAAATGCCAATGTTGGTGTAAGTTATACCGTTAACGATATTGATAGTGCTGATTATGAAGCAGCATTTGCTGCGATTGAAGCAGATTATGCGTTTGAGGGTGCACTTAACGGTTTAAATACTGCATTGATTTTTGAAGATGGTAGCAAAGATGCTTCTGGCAAAAATGCTATGAGACTTAACGTCAACTACAAATTCTAA